AGACGTTGCTATTGttttacgaaatataaaaaaagagattATATTGTGTGAGATAAAACTGAACATTTCAACACagtctaattaaaaaacatcGCTCTATGCGCTGTCTACTTCACTTGTCAATGAACAGCttgcacttggtggtagggctttgtgcaagcccgtctgggtaggtaccacccattcatcagatattctaccgccaaacagcagtactcagtattgttgtgttccggtttgaagggcgggtgaaccagtgtaattacaggcacaagggacataatatcttagttttcaaggttggtggcgtattggcgatgtaaggcatCTCTCAGGAATGTAAGGACCTCTTACCATCTggtagcccatttgcttgtctgtcaaactatataaaaaaaaaagtaaataaatgagTATTATCGACTCCATGGAAAAGGAAATAGAACTGATATTAAAGCGCAAGATGCtttgttttttacaaaaaaaagaattcCGACAATCGAATGCATTTAACTAAGCTCGCTCGAAACAAAAACAAAGCGCCTAAAGCTTAGTCAGACTGCTTCAATAGATTATAAagtgttacataataataagcATGCCGAGGAAACCTCCTTGTTTCAGGTGATATTTAACACAAATCCGCATAACAATTGCGTGTTAGGATAATCTCTAACCTTAAGAGGACAGGAGATCTATCCCCAGTTGTGGACATTTATTTTACCATGTGTGAGGTCGAAAAACTATAAGTTGTCTCTCTATattcatgtatattatatattcacatAGTATCTTTGTTACAGTACTTGAGAGAGCGATTCAAAGTAGACGTGCCTCATCGCTTTCGTCCTCATCAATTTATGTCTCCAACTTTTTGCGATCACTGCGGTGCACTTCTTTATGGATTTTTCAAGCAAGGACTGAAGTGTGAaggtaaatttcattttattttctcgtTTCAAAATACTTGATACATTTCATAAGAAATTATCGTCGTGGCACTTCAATCTTTTTATTTACacgtagaaaatatatataatatgttttaacaaaatgtGTTTTATACGAATTTGTTtgatatgaaataattcaattgatttgatttattttttatttttgagataGGATTTATAGCCCGATATTACTATTAtactaaatgttatatataatagatatagataggataacttatgtaattttatgtaaatcttAGTctgtaaatgatttttattaataataataaatattcatattattcattatttctttAACTATGCAAATGCTGCAAGTAacgcattatttattataagcctATTCGTGTTTATTAACTGacatgtatttcttttttatgtttttgtttttgtttcttgcAATGGAATGCTTAATTCATCGTTCATTGAAAGTCACATTATTgcacataatatacaaatgtaatatttttgaatacgaaaattaatgtaaaacgaTTGgagtatatttttcaaataattatgctGATGTATAAACTTCATAAACTATTCGTAGCTCGAAGCTACGAAGGCTACGAGATGTGAACGCTACGATGAAAGgttacgttattttattatcaatacataGTTGTATTTCAAAGGTAAaaaagtgaaatatatttaaaggtttctcaattagaaattaaaaaaaaaaactaagaaagaagaagatacctacaaattataattagggTTATcgttattctaaatattattattcttcttaaaaatattaatcttgttCATATTTATCTCTAGAGCTACAAAGTTATAGTCCGTTTATATCCTAACGAAAATACCAGAATTTATTCCAATAACCAATGATTTCGAGGCGCCATATGATTTAGAATCCATATTCTGTATTAAGAAtttgaataattgtaaattttgcaGAAAATATGTACCCGTTTCAAAATCATGAGCCATTTTCATAGTTGCTGAAGGGATATTAATACTACTAGCTAGCTTCTCGAAAGCTTAAGGCATAGTACTTGGGCTCTATAAGTTGGCTTCGATGGCTATGATTTTTCATAGAAAAAGTTAGTACTTGAGGGTGGAGTAGAAAAGTTGCCAATAAACCCGGCGTTGTCTGTCAAAAACCCACAGATATTAGACACATTAGCTTTGTTATACTTATTtgcttatattacttatttgctTCTGTAGGTTGagaattgatattatatagtatatataaacataaaaaagctTTTGACTGTCTTGGGAAAACAAATCCTTAATTTTCCAACGGTTAGAAGATATGAGTCTTAACAGGTACGCGGTGATCcgatgaattttcatgtgtttaatttgtgtttataattcatctcatgtccggagatgaaggaaaacatcctgcaTGCAGCGGATGAGAATCTGCTAcgatatccaccaacccgtattggagcagcgtagtagaGTTTCCAATCCTTCTCTTCAAAAGTTAGTCAGTTACAGACTATTACTCTACTTAAAGCAATACATTtttgtaacttatatatatatacaaagacaGTTCTTTGTTTAGTTTGTTTAGCCCTATTGGCATCGGCGACCACTAAATGAGTCTCcctctattatttttttaattgaactactaaataaataatatttttgacattaaataaataattataaagttttaggTTTCCAATACAATTGACGTGACATGAAAGACGTGAAACTGAAATTGTCGTATGgtgtaaattttagtttatcaGTTTTTGAATTAGTAGTTTTTACAACCGCTTCTTTTTTCGTTATTACTTATTTCTGGTATTTAtactgtatatatgtaaattaatactatatacataatataacgtTTAGTTTCATCAACTTTATAATGtcattacgtttttatttttattgatgtagTTACGTTAATATACGACACGTACGAAGGTACGACACGTTTTGTTAACCAACATACGATACAAGTAATACTACACGAGTCTGtacattactataataatataaatcaaaaggGAGATTATACTCGAAGCATTATAGTGAatcaacaaaagcgaatacaaaattcaAAGCAAATAACAATCGTCGGTAGCGCAAAACGAAGCGACTTTAAGTTAAAGCGTCAATTGATAATAAAAGTTTCAACACCTTTTACGTATCTCTACATagtgtaaaacaaagtcgcatctcgcaacggattttaacgaaattttaataaataaacatatcataaattaagaggaaattttatatatataatacatgtatacattaatatatgtatatatatattagtacagAAAAGTCGAGCATTTTAGCTTGCCTAGCTGAAAAGAAacaaacttttctttttatgtgTGTTCTTCAATGTAAACGAATCTTATTATGCCCACGTGAAATAGCGACGAGTAGCTGTTTCATATATCTGAGATATCAATGTTAGTTTAGTAGGAAATCAGTTTAGTTTTAATACCTTTTCTACTCTGTTTactaatgattttatttgtttggtaGGCTTTGACTaagtattatcaataataaccCTGAAAAAGGCCGTCTATAATTAATAGGgagagtaaaaaatataaataataataaatatttataaaaaagagccGTCATGACCCTGTGGTTAGAAGATATGAATCTTGATTCCgaattcaaacccaggtaagcaccactgaaatcttatgtgcttaatttatgtttataatacatctagTGCTCGGCTATagaggaaaacatcatgagaaaaCCGCATTGGATTAGCTAGGTGGAATAAGCTGTAAAACTTTCACCTCGAGACGAGAGAACTATTCCCAGGTGTGGTAAATTTAtaggcaattattttttttactctacaattaaagaaaacaaaaattttcaTCTGTCTGTCTTgcttttttcaattttactgtttttaattctatttgttTTATCTCTCGCACGACAATAtgcattcttttttaaattatcctttTCTACGTAAAGTGCAGCGTAGCATTgcttttatatagaaaatactaTTCATAGACCcgacataaaacattttaaaacagaaCACGGTACACCtctaaatataatgatttcGTATGATGATTTATTTTCGTCATTCCGCGCTAGAATCGAGCCAACAAGTGCATTAAGTTGTTTacggatatattatttaaaaattctaatttgtctatattaatttaaaattttataaaaattacctaGTGATGGTTTAGTGAAAACTATTATTGTCATTGATACGTCACCAATCAATCAACCGGCTTGTTAGGCGGGCGGGATAGTGGGCGGAGCGCTCACCTGCGCTAGAGCGACCTTCCCAGTCAGTCTGCGTCGCGCGCTTGCCCGACATCGTTGTTGGGTAAATATCGCGCGCAAGATCCCTGTCGCGTTATTATGCCTCTGTTTTCCGATCATATCAGCAACATGTATTACAGTGGAACGCCGTCTTATACTAGTTCGCCATATAATTACAGTAGTTCAGTGTCACCATATGGATCGTCTTACAGTGCATCTTACTTAAATCCAGGGGGTAATTATTCGTCTCATTCATCTTTGGGAGGGTACTCTCGAACCCCCTTGACATCCCGATGGTTAACAAGTGGAAGTAGGGTCTATTCTCCAATATTAAGTACTATTTCTGAAAAAGGAACATCAAGTCCAGGGAGAATAAATAGTCCCCGAAGGATACCTATAAGTAGTAGAACCTATATCACGTCAACATATACACCTCgacctataaatataaatacagctGATATTGACGTGTCAAGAGAcaaatatcgaaataaattatcAGATTCGAATTCGGCTCCTGTCACCGGATTACCACCTAGACGTAGTAGTCCAATCATAGAAAGAGATAATGGACATGATAAACCCGATACTGGTATTGACTCGTCACCTGGACCTCATCGTAGTACCATAAAAAGAGATCGCGCAGTAGTTAGACTCCATACCATAAAACGAAAAGAAAGAGATTCTCCACGTAAGTCCTATGAAGATTCAAAATGTACAAATGTTGATAGTGAAAAGCAATCAGAACAAGTTAAGTGGAGAGAAAAATTAGCTAGTGACTTAGAATATAAAGTACCAAAAGAAAAGAAATCTTTGGGAGCTAAATTAGTAGAAAAGTTTACACTTAAAGATAAAGATGATAGTGAATTCATTACTATAACAAAAAAGACTCCTCCAAGACAAATAGATAAAGAAATTTTACCTGAAATTCAAATACCTACTGAAACAATATCTTCAAATAAATCTTTAGGTAGACGTTGCTCTATGGAACTTTTAGCTGAACAAGCTTCCTTGCTAGATTCCCTTATAAGGAGAGAGAATTTAAGTACTGTGCctttagatttaagtaaaattggCTCCGAAAGCTTCTCTGGCTTTGAGGAAACCGAATCAGAAAGtagcaaaaaaagaaaatcagagCAGGAAAATCCTTTAACAACAACAAAATCAGATCATTCTCTGAACACTCGTCTTTTATCAGTAGGATTGAAAGACCCAAAACATGCAAAACGACGAAGCTTAAGAAAGTGTTCGTCGGGTGGCAGTATCTGCAAATTAGATCGTATAACAGAACTACCTCAAAATTTAACTACTATGGATGTGTCCACTATACCAGAAAAAAAAGAcgcaaataaaatttgtaaaaaagaaacaagtaaaaaattaaaacctaaaattaaaacaaaaattacatcTACAGTAGAAGTAACAACAACACCACCAAgcccattaaaatttattgtggaACAAGTAACCATTGAAGAAAAATGTGTACCATATAAAAAGGGTATAATATACAGTAGCACAGTAGATGATGACCCAACGGCCAAAAAATTAGTTAGTTTAGAAGGACATAGAAaaagcagaaaattaaagacgaAACCAAAACAAGAGGCTAACCAAATCAATTGTGATATAACAGTTTCAAATACTAAGGAAAATGACTTATTACAAATGAGcgaaaaaataaagaatgaaaCGCCACTTAAGGTTTTAAAAGGACACAGAAAAAGCTTTAGATCAAAAAGAATTGTTGAAAATCATGATTTAAAATCTCCAGAACCTGACGATGGAAATTTTTGGGATAAAATCGGTAAAAGAGAAACAATATACTTAATCAACAGAAAACAAAACATAGACGAAGCTAAAGAAAAATCAAACCGTTTATATTGGTTTCCGGAAAATGAGGAAgctgagataaattatataaattacaatgacCCCATTGACttggaaaaaaatacaattgaaaaaagTGTCGACGTGAAAGAGACGATTATAAACACCAACGAAGTAATTAATTCAGTGCCAATATTGTTAGAAAAACAAGATAAACATTCGACTGAAAACAAAGAGAATATTTCTGATACAGAAATCAAAGAGAAAATTCCTTTACCTATTGAGGATAAAACCTGTAACGTTTccgataattataataacaaggtATTAAGCTTTACTGATCCCAATGACCAGAACGCttctatagaaaaaaatacagaagtATTACTTATTGCAGAAATAAAGGAATCTCCATCGGAATGTTTAACTTCTTTGCCTTtagataaattgaataaaaaaagtaaaaatgaatCTAAAATCATAaccaaaattgaaaaaagtgaAACGGAAGATAGAAATACCGAGATACCAAGTGAAAGTTTGGACTTGCCATCAGATTTAATGACTAAAACAAGTAAAGATTTAATTGAGACAATACCCATATGTGAACAAAACATCGTCAATGATATTATTAGACCAATTAATACAGAGTTAGATGACGTGCAACCATTAATCAATAATACAGAACAAATACGTTCAGTATCAAATGTATCTGAACAAGAAGACCTTGTCACTGTTGATTGTgagataaaagaaaataagcCAGAAGAAACAAAATGCGAAGAGACAGGTGTAAAAGTTAACTCTGTAACTAAAgacttaaatcaaattatttccaAAGGgataaatataaaggaaaaaccAGCTAAAAGTATTGAAAAAGATAGTTTAAATACTTTAGCTGTAGAAACATCATCTCTAAGCAATGATAACATTGCTGATAATTTAAACATTCCAACGGATAATTGCAAAGAAAAAACTTCGACTTCGAAATcgattgaaaataattcaaacgaTGAAACACATAATATAGGTACAAAACCAGATAAAGAAGAAGTACTACCTTGTTCCAGTTCCGCTTTGCCTATTGCAAAGCCTGTAAAAAGGGAAAAAGCTCCGATGGTTCTTATTGCTACGCCAAGACCGCTGCAAAAAAAGAAACCTCACGTTGTAAATTCGTCTTCATCTTCTGAATCGTCTGATGATGAATCATCTGATGAAGAGAGTGATGATAACGAGTCAGGATCCAGTGAAGCATCTGCTGACTTTTTTGAATGTGAAAACAATCCGGATGGAAGAACTTCAACAGGATCTAACGATTCCGGATTTGATTCATCAGTTCCGACGTCTCCTTCAGGATTTTTATACAcgaaaaaaggtaaaaaaaaatgcgaaaataacaTGTACATATACGGTGTGTTAATaggtgtaaaataattaatttgtacataaCACACAACTATCcctaagttatatttttatttttgggcaTGAAAGCATTGCATGGCTTAAGCACACTAATATCGTTAGGGAAAAACATTGAATCGATTAATTTTTATGGGCCAAGCAAAGGTATTATGAATTTGTTATAGACTGCGATGTTAATTGTCATCGAAAATGTGAAAAATTGACGGCGAATTTATGTGGAGTTAACCAGCGGCTTTTAGTCGAAGCACTGGCATCACGCACTACATCAAAGAGAGGTAGGTTTCCAAAACCATAACATGCTTAAAGtcttaaaaagaatatattatgtttccgCATATAGTTTAACTGTTTACGTTATGGAGCGGCGTAGGTGCATCACGAAGCTATTCTTTGATTGAACAAAAACCAGTAATGTTAACAAGATAGCTATAACCTATAACAGCATAACTCTTccaaaattttctatttttaaagtgtacataaggaaataaattaatattaaagttgtacaatagaaataatattatacctaattatataaCTCGGTAAACATAACGTCTTCAAAAacgtaatacatattttaaaaactaaaaatattatattaaaaattttatatttaataaatattgtacacttAGTTTACGAGAATACGTAAAATCGATACCTCAGTATTTGAGTTCCCGTAGTGCGAAGATACGATGATCGGCGATTTATTTGGCGGGCCTTCAAAACGTCACGTATTTTTATCCGTCCAGACCGCCCGCTTGTTTGTTGGCATTACTCGTTAGTGGTATTGTTTTAGGGTGTTTTTAGCGAATTTATTAACAGTAATCTTTaacttaattactaaaaaatgaaataaactagCTAATTAGATTATCCTATTTTGCTTAGATcgtattttgttgaaatatttttcttaagaaaCACTTACCTAACCTATTCCCATCaaagtatgaataaatttaaaataattatatttacgtattccatgcgattcgctaatagtTCTGTTATATTATGGACTACAAAACAGTTCTagtataataaatctttatttattatacaacagtATGGAACTGAAATATTcatatcaactttaattttacttccaaagttctaATAACAGTTCCAAATCGCTATTTTTTTGGGAAttcgtaataaatatcataggttaaattattaaagctttcgaccaatgatagcGTTCcaatgtaaaattttgtttattcggTTATTCGTCTTTACTCTTCTTGTGGTTGAAATAGGTTACAGGCACTTAACGAATTTGATAAAAGAGATTTTCTCCGTTTATTCCATCTAACTattcctattaaatattttaatattctcttTTTATTCTAACTAATGGATtgtgacataaaattattttaatttggtattACGCTTTACGTTGATAATCTCGTTAAATTATCAACAAATGGTTTTAAGTAAAacgttatgtaaatattttgccgaatttcattttcaatctCATAGGAAACTTAGGGCAGAgtgttttatcatatttatatgcaGGTGGAGACAATCCCAGCACCTCTACCGGACCTTCAACATCACAAACATATACTCACGACATCTTAGAACAAGAGTTGGGtaagaaaaaacatatataagctctttaaaaacgtattaaacattttgtttgtattcTTTATCTATAAACTACCTTTCATATGCTTCGCCTGCTGTATATaactaatttgtatatatttgtccTGTATAAACACTTCTttcatattcttatatttatccatgtattttataacctaatttataatatttgataacggTGAGTATCTGTTTTGCATGTTATGATTCGTcagatttattttagttctatCGAACAAACTTTTCAACGATCTCTATTTCGGAGTGAACTTTCGTTTGGGAGCTGGGAGGTAATAAATAAAGGCTTCTTGACACAATTGGCAAAAAGCGAATCGAATTTCGAAACTATCTAATAATATCTACACTGAAAACGTCAGGACTTTCTCTTACAAATCTTCAAATCGTATTAGAATCCGCATTCCAAAGAAGATTAAAATCagcttaatatttcaaataaccaCACAAACACATATTGTTATACGACAAATACGTTTCATTATATACTTCAGCGGAAACATTGAGATgcataaaaaactattaaatcattaattatagtaagtttcatttatattataaataaaagattaaatgtaTTCCTTGGTACTAatagcattatttataaataattatatattgtattgtactaATTAAAGTTTCTGTTAGTGTTTATTCCAATTGCTGCTtctcaacatttaaaaacatttgctcGCATAACTGCGTATTTGTCTATTCTGaaagaactttttaaattatatatgaatatctcGTTATCAATTTTCGTTATTCACGTATTTgtagacaattttatataaacaacaagtgtgctataataataatgtttaaataaaatgaagcaAATCCCTAAATTCCTTGAAATGGAATAAAGGAAAATGTCGGGGCCAAATAATCTGTCAGACTTGTCAGTCACAGTTGAAAGACGCGACATTATCGTATAATTCGTGTCCAAAATAAAAGCCGATAAACAAACTTGTTTTCCTTTTCATTTTGATACTGAAAAACTAGTAGAGGATAAATATCGCGAAATTTATTTCTGAATAAGGctcaacaaacaaaaaaagcaTTGGATATGTTTACGCGGTAATTTATgctctatattatttaatacggtttttattttaataaaatttgtaaactaTGCTCAATACTTTTCTACTCATAATATTGTGTAGGtagaataaaattttcttatgatattaattagCGTGTCTACTTAAAAGCGTATAGAATATGAAAAAAAGTCAttctaatgttttaaattaaatatgtctaaGTAGGCAGACGTccaggtaataataataattacagtaaattttatcgaaaaaataaGGTTGTTATGATTATTTCTTGTCTTCACAGACAAGCTATAACAacgtgaataatattatattgtttttttacatttaaatacatctCTCTAATATCTGACATTGTCGAATCGTTGCATCCACTCATGCATTTCGGTTGAATGCAATAGGAATAAAACGGtatattcttgttttatttgccataattattcaaatgagACGTTGAGTTAAAGCAGTGCCAGAACaactaattgttataattatttacaacgaTACATGTTGTCCGATAATTATAATCTGGCTGAAAGAGTGTGCGGATTAAACATGTGTACCAAccgttacatttttaaattctatactCGAACAAAAacgtttaatgtataaatttaaataaaaaaagtaaaaaaagcaTTCAGTGATGTGAACTTAGCcctagtaaataatattcaataattacgtcatagtaataaattaaaatttaaaaaaaaaaatcatttgtgaTTTATGTCCACactttcttatttcttattgatCGTTTGCATACAACATATAACGCACAACATGTAAGAtgcgtttttataaaaatcttagctttatataaattttcaatatttactatCGACCTTGATATTGCTGCTTTAACGGGCTATTTTTAGAGGGCATGTGATTTTTCTAACACTACTAAAGTATTCTGTCGTATTCTGAAATTGttgatacaaattatatttattaaaaagacatataatgtataatcgtattaaaaaagtcaaaataGGATATCGaatggatttttaaaaataaaattaaacctatATAAATAACCTAGTTtgctaaaattttacaatattacacatattttctatttataaagcaTAAACGAATTATACGTTAAGATGATggtttattctttataaatacgtGTTATACGAAAATTTACCAaaagtttatgtaattatatatagctATTTACTATTTTGTAATGAGGATTCGTAATTTCTTAATTCATAACTCTACACCTCTCGAGCCAGCATGGTTAAAATTTTGTGAAAGAGATAATATTgagataattttatgatttatatttttttatctattaacttaattttctaattttttcaAAGACTTGTTTCCGTATATAATGGGTTTTCTATctactaaaatataacatttaatatgatGCAACTTTTTCCAGAACATTCGAAGGCATATGAACTCTTCAGAAAAACTGGACGATTTACGCCTCCCGCAAGATTCATTCCACGATTCAGAAAATATACGATTGAAGATTTTcagtttataaaagttttaggCAAAGGAAGTTTTGGCAAGGTGAGTTACTTTCTaaccaaattaaatattgagaaTAATCAAACTACCAgactaaaaataacatttaaaataagtatttttttaagtatgttgCGT
This genomic stretch from Vanessa atalanta chromosome 5, ilVanAtal1.2, whole genome shotgun sequence harbors:
- the LOC125064316 gene encoding uncharacterized protein LOC125064316 isoform X3, whose translation is MPLFSDHISNMYYSGTPSYTSSPYNYSSSVSPYGSSYSASYLNPGGNYSSHSSLGGYSRTPLTSRWLTSGSRVYSPILSTISEKGTSSPGRINSPRRIPISSRTYITSTYTPRPININTADIDVSRDKYRNKLSDSNSAPVTGLPPRRSSPIIERDNGHDKPDTGIDSSPGPHRSTIKRDRAVVRLHTIKRKERDSPRKSYEDSKCTNVDSEKQSEQVKWREKLASDLEYKVPKEKKSLGAKLVEKFTLKDKDDSEFITITKKTPPRQIDKEILPEIQIPTETISSNKSLGRRCSMELLAEQASLLDSLIRRENLSTVPLDLSKIGSESFSGFEETESESSKKRKSEQENPLTTTKSDHSLNTRLLSVGLKDPKHAKRRSLRKCSSGGSICKLDRITELPQNLTTMDVSTIPEKKDANKICKKETSKKLKPKIKTKITSTVEVTTTPPSPLKFIVEQVTIEEKCVPYKKGIIYSSTVDDDPTAKKLVSLEGHRKSRKLKTKPKQEANQINCDITVSNTKENDLLQMSEKIKNETPLKVLKGHRKSFRSKRIVENHDLKSPEPDDGNFWDKIGKRETIYLINRKQNIDEAKEKSNRLYWFPENEEAEINYINYNDPIDLEKNTIEKSVDVKETIINTNEVINSVPILLEKQDKHSTENKENISDTEIKEKIPLPIEDKTCNVSDNYNNKVLSFTDPNDQNASIEKNTEVLLIAEIKESPSECLTSLPLDKLNKKSKNESKIITKIEKSETEDRNTEIPSESLDLPSDLMTKTSKDLIETIPICEQNIVNDIIRPINTELDDVQPLINNTEQIRSVSNVSEQEDLVTVDCEIKENKPEETKCEETGVKVNSVTKDLNQIISKGINIKEKPAKSIEKDSLNTLAVETSSLSNDNIADNLNIPTDNCKEKTSTSKSIENNSNDETHNIGTKPDKEEVLPCSSSALPIAKPVKREKAPMVLIATPRPLQKKKPHVVNSSSSSESSDDESSDEESDDNESGSSEASADFFECENNPDGRTSTGSNDSGFDSSVPTSPSGFLYTKKEHSKAYELFRKTGRFTPPARFIPRFRKYTIEDFQFIKVLGKGSFGKVMLAELRDTEYYYAVKCLKKDVVLEDDDVECTLIERKVLALGTNHPYLCHLFATFQTDSHLFFVMEYLNGGDLMFHIQQSGRFPEARARFYAAEIVSGLKFLHKRGIVYRDLKLDNILLDFDGHVRIADFGMCKLQIYLDKTADTFCGTPDYMAPEIIKGLKYGQNVDWWSFGVLLYEMLIGQSPFSGCDEDELFWSICNEMPSYPRFLSSEALSILTRLLDKDARTRLGGAECMHGDIRDQDFFHPVQWDRLERRELDATFKPRVRHPMDTQYFDRAFTGERPRLTAVEPQVLKSMDQEPFRGFSYTNPNATDR